One Bombus huntii isolate Logan2020A chromosome 12, iyBomHunt1.1, whole genome shotgun sequence DNA segment encodes these proteins:
- the LOC126871797 gene encoding atlastin isoform X6, with translation MSDKKKIPSSWKRQEEQSNRPKDPVRPPRTRAQQARHNAAIDRHDNRVKKVPMTTLDENVNRVPRVYTNEREEEDRSGWQEKIERLSMDSQDKKTSDVGQPVQIVLAHPDHSFELNEEALSKILLDDDIKNRSVVVVSVAGAFRKGKSFLLDFFLRYMNSQYNNNNQTDSWLGQDDEPLSGFSWKGGSERDTTGILMWSKVFCGTLPDGEKVAVILMDTQGAFDSQSTVKDCATVFALSTMLSSVQIYNLSQNIQEDDLQHLQLFTEYGRLALQKSGVTPFQKLQFLVRDWSYPYEAPYGSEGGKEILNRRLEISDKQHPELQNLRMHIKSCFSEISCFLMPHPGLNIATNPRFDGRLSEIQPEFKEQLKVLIPVLLAPENLVPKKIDGQLVKARDLLEYFKSYMKIYKGNELPEPKSMLVATAEANNLAAVTEAREFYIRLMEDVCGSRKPYLTTARLETEHARCMDKAMCIFQNKRKMGGDAFSQTYMKKLCEDMDKAFVHFKAQNESKNVFKSTRTAGVYGAIVAIMYFLSSVFGFTGLYLLANICNFIMCICILTLMLLAYIRYSGNYDTLGVVIDEVANTLWNNLIKPVYQQFVEKSVSVAVAQAAEMATNTTMNATATANGKPKLS, from the exons ATGAGCGACAAGAAGAAGATACCGTCCAGCTGGAAAAGGCAAGAAGAACAAAGCAACAGGCCCAAGGACCCGGTCAGGCCACCGAGGACAAGGGCGCAACAGGCTCGTCACAATGCAGCTATCGATCGACACGACAATCGCG TCAAGAAAGTCCCGATGACGACCCTCGATGAAAACGTGAACCGTGTTCCACGGGTGTACACAAACGAACGGGAGGAAGAAG ATCGATCTGGTTGGCAAGAAAAAATAGAACGTCTTTCAATGGATAGTCAGGATAAAAAGACATCGGATGTAGGACAACCTGTACAGATCGTACTTGCTCATCCAGACCATAGTTTCGAATTAAACGAAGAAGCCTTGTCAAAAATTCTTCTTGAcgatgatattaaaaataggaGTGTAGTTGTTGTGTCAGTAGCAGGTGCTTTCAGGAAAGGCAAAAGCTTCCTGCTTGACTTTTTCTTGCGATACATGAACAGTCAG tataataataataaccaGACGGATTCTTGGTTGGGCCAAGATGATGAGCCACTGAGTGGATTTTCATGGAAAGGAGGCTCTGAAAGAGACACAACAGGGATATTAATGTGGTCGAAAGTTTTTTGCGGTACCTTACCGGACGGTGAAAAAGTTGCTGTGATTTTGATGGATACACAAGGTGCTTTCGATAGCCAGTCGACAGTGAAGGACTGTGCGACTGTGTTTGCTCTAAGTACAATGTTGTCATCCGTACAAATTTATAATCTATCACAAAACATCCAAGAGGATGACCTTCAGCACTTGCAACTTTTTACGGAATATGGTAGGCTGGCGTTACAAAAGTCCGGTGTCACGCCGTTCCAGAAGTTACAATTCTTAGTGAGAGATTGGAGTTACCCATACGAAGCACCTTATGGTTCAGAAGGTGGAAAAGAGATACTGAACAGAAGATTAGAAATCTCCGACAAACAACATCCAGAATTACAAAATCTGAGAATGCATATTAAGTCTTGCTTCTCGGAAATATCTTGTTTTCTAATGCCACATCCAGGCCTGAATATTGCCACTAATCCTCGTTTCGATGGTAGATTATCGGAAATTCAACCAGAATTTAAGGAACAGCTCAAAGTGCTCATACCGGTGTTATTAGCTCCAGAGAATTTAgttccaaagaaaatcgatGGTCAACTTGTGAAAGCAAGGGATTTGttggaatatttcaaaagttaCATGAAAATTTACAAAGGAAACGAACTTCCAGAACCAAAAAGTATGTTAGTG GCAACAGCAGAGGCAAATAATTTGGCTGCGGTAACGGAAGCGAGAGAATTTTATATACGATTAATGGAAGATGTCTGTGGATCAAGAAAACCATATTTAACAACAGCACGTTTAGAGACCGAGCATGCACGTTGTATGGATAAAGCTATGTgcatatttcaaaataaaagaaaaatgggCGGAGATGCATTTAGTCAAAcctatatgaaaaaattatgcGAG GATATGGATAAAGCGTTTGTTCATTTTAAAGCACaaaatgaaagtaaaaatgttttcaaatcAACAAGAACCGCAGGAGTATATGGTGCAATTGTTGCCATCATGTACTTTTTATCCTCAGTATTTGGTTTTACTGGCTTATATTTGCTAGCAAATATTTGTAACTTCATCATGTGCATCTGTATATTAACCCTCATGTTATTGGCATATATTAG GTACAGTGGCAATTACGACACACTTGGGGTAGTAATAGATGAAGTGGCAAACACTTTATGGAATAAT TTAATTAAACCAGTCTATCAACAATTTGTGGAGAAGTCAGTGTCTGTAGCAGTGGCTCAAGCTGCTGAAATGGCTACAAATACAACAATGAATGCCACTGCCACTGCCAATGGCAAGCCTAAACTATCATGA
- the LOC126871797 gene encoding atlastin isoform X5 has translation MADIQQSKQSGNYSRSYVVKKVPMTTLDENVNRVPRVYTNEREEEDRSGWQEKIERLSMDSQDKKTSDVGQPVQIVLAHPDHSFELNEEALSKILLDDDIKNRSVVVVSVAGAFRKGKSFLLDFFLRYMNSQYNNNNQTDSWLGQDDEPLSGFSWKGGSERDTTGILMWSKVFCGTLPDGEKVAVILMDTQGAFDSQSTVKDCATVFALSTMLSSVQIYNLSQNIQEDDLQHLQLFTEYGRLALQKSGVTPFQKLQFLVRDWSYPYEAPYGSEGGKEILNRRLEISDKQHPELQNLRMHIKSCFSEISCFLMPHPGLNIATNPRFDGRLSEIQPEFKEQLKVLIPVLLAPENLVPKKIDGQLVKARDLLEYFKSYMKIYKGNELPEPKSMLVATAEANNLAAVTEAREFYIRLMEDVCGSRKPYLTTARLETEHARCMDKAMCIFQNKRKMGGDAFSQTYMKKLCEDMDKAFVHFKAQNESKNVFKSTRTAGVYGAIVAIMYFLSSVFGFTGLYLLANICNFIMCICILTLMLLAYIRYSGNYDTLGVVIDEVANTLWNNLIKPVYQQFVEKSVSVAVAQAAEMATNTTMNATATANGKPKLS, from the exons GGCAATTACAGCAGATCGTATGTGG TCAAGAAAGTCCCGATGACGACCCTCGATGAAAACGTGAACCGTGTTCCACGGGTGTACACAAACGAACGGGAGGAAGAAG ATCGATCTGGTTGGCAAGAAAAAATAGAACGTCTTTCAATGGATAGTCAGGATAAAAAGACATCGGATGTAGGACAACCTGTACAGATCGTACTTGCTCATCCAGACCATAGTTTCGAATTAAACGAAGAAGCCTTGTCAAAAATTCTTCTTGAcgatgatattaaaaataggaGTGTAGTTGTTGTGTCAGTAGCAGGTGCTTTCAGGAAAGGCAAAAGCTTCCTGCTTGACTTTTTCTTGCGATACATGAACAGTCAG tataataataataaccaGACGGATTCTTGGTTGGGCCAAGATGATGAGCCACTGAGTGGATTTTCATGGAAAGGAGGCTCTGAAAGAGACACAACAGGGATATTAATGTGGTCGAAAGTTTTTTGCGGTACCTTACCGGACGGTGAAAAAGTTGCTGTGATTTTGATGGATACACAAGGTGCTTTCGATAGCCAGTCGACAGTGAAGGACTGTGCGACTGTGTTTGCTCTAAGTACAATGTTGTCATCCGTACAAATTTATAATCTATCACAAAACATCCAAGAGGATGACCTTCAGCACTTGCAACTTTTTACGGAATATGGTAGGCTGGCGTTACAAAAGTCCGGTGTCACGCCGTTCCAGAAGTTACAATTCTTAGTGAGAGATTGGAGTTACCCATACGAAGCACCTTATGGTTCAGAAGGTGGAAAAGAGATACTGAACAGAAGATTAGAAATCTCCGACAAACAACATCCAGAATTACAAAATCTGAGAATGCATATTAAGTCTTGCTTCTCGGAAATATCTTGTTTTCTAATGCCACATCCAGGCCTGAATATTGCCACTAATCCTCGTTTCGATGGTAGATTATCGGAAATTCAACCAGAATTTAAGGAACAGCTCAAAGTGCTCATACCGGTGTTATTAGCTCCAGAGAATTTAgttccaaagaaaatcgatGGTCAACTTGTGAAAGCAAGGGATTTGttggaatatttcaaaagttaCATGAAAATTTACAAAGGAAACGAACTTCCAGAACCAAAAAGTATGTTAGTG GCAACAGCAGAGGCAAATAATTTGGCTGCGGTAACGGAAGCGAGAGAATTTTATATACGATTAATGGAAGATGTCTGTGGATCAAGAAAACCATATTTAACAACAGCACGTTTAGAGACCGAGCATGCACGTTGTATGGATAAAGCTATGTgcatatttcaaaataaaagaaaaatgggCGGAGATGCATTTAGTCAAAcctatatgaaaaaattatgcGAG GATATGGATAAAGCGTTTGTTCATTTTAAAGCACaaaatgaaagtaaaaatgttttcaaatcAACAAGAACCGCAGGAGTATATGGTGCAATTGTTGCCATCATGTACTTTTTATCCTCAGTATTTGGTTTTACTGGCTTATATTTGCTAGCAAATATTTGTAACTTCATCATGTGCATCTGTATATTAACCCTCATGTTATTGGCATATATTAG GTACAGTGGCAATTACGACACACTTGGGGTAGTAATAGATGAAGTGGCAAACACTTTATGGAATAAT TTAATTAAACCAGTCTATCAACAATTTGTGGAGAAGTCAGTGTCTGTAGCAGTGGCTCAAGCTGCTGAAATGGCTACAAATACAACAATGAATGCCACTGCCACTGCCAATGGCAAGCCTAAACTATCATGA
- the LOC126871797 gene encoding atlastin isoform X8, which translates to MADIQQSKQSGNYSRSYVVKKVPMTTLDENVNRVPRVYTNEREEEDRSGWQEKIERLSMDSQDKKTSDVGQPVQIVLAHPDHSFELNEEALSKILLDDDIKNRSVVVVSVAGAFRKGKSFLLDFFLRYMNSQYNNNNQTDSWLGQDDEPLSGFSWKGGSERDTTGILMWSKVFCGTLPDGEKVAVILMDTQGAFDSQSTVKDCATVFALSTMLSSVQIYNLSQNIQEDDLQHLQLFTEYGRLALQKSGVTPFQKLQFLVRDWSYPYEAPYGSEGGKEILNRRLEISDKQHPELQNLRMHIKSCFSEISCFLMPHPGLNIATNPRFDGRLSEIQPEFKEQLKVLIPVLLAPENLVPKKIDGQLVKARDLLEYFKSYMKIYKGNELPEPKSMLVATAEANNLAAVTEAREFYIRLMEDVCGSRKPYLTTARLETEHARCMDKAMCIFQNKRKMGGDAFSQTYMKKLCEDMDKAFVHFKAQNESKNVFKSTRTAGVYGAIVAIMYFLSSVFGFTGLYLLANICNFIMCICILTLMLLAYIRYSGNYDTLGVVIDEVANTLWNNLNTNRSECTKVN; encoded by the exons GGCAATTACAGCAGATCGTATGTGG TCAAGAAAGTCCCGATGACGACCCTCGATGAAAACGTGAACCGTGTTCCACGGGTGTACACAAACGAACGGGAGGAAGAAG ATCGATCTGGTTGGCAAGAAAAAATAGAACGTCTTTCAATGGATAGTCAGGATAAAAAGACATCGGATGTAGGACAACCTGTACAGATCGTACTTGCTCATCCAGACCATAGTTTCGAATTAAACGAAGAAGCCTTGTCAAAAATTCTTCTTGAcgatgatattaaaaataggaGTGTAGTTGTTGTGTCAGTAGCAGGTGCTTTCAGGAAAGGCAAAAGCTTCCTGCTTGACTTTTTCTTGCGATACATGAACAGTCAG tataataataataaccaGACGGATTCTTGGTTGGGCCAAGATGATGAGCCACTGAGTGGATTTTCATGGAAAGGAGGCTCTGAAAGAGACACAACAGGGATATTAATGTGGTCGAAAGTTTTTTGCGGTACCTTACCGGACGGTGAAAAAGTTGCTGTGATTTTGATGGATACACAAGGTGCTTTCGATAGCCAGTCGACAGTGAAGGACTGTGCGACTGTGTTTGCTCTAAGTACAATGTTGTCATCCGTACAAATTTATAATCTATCACAAAACATCCAAGAGGATGACCTTCAGCACTTGCAACTTTTTACGGAATATGGTAGGCTGGCGTTACAAAAGTCCGGTGTCACGCCGTTCCAGAAGTTACAATTCTTAGTGAGAGATTGGAGTTACCCATACGAAGCACCTTATGGTTCAGAAGGTGGAAAAGAGATACTGAACAGAAGATTAGAAATCTCCGACAAACAACATCCAGAATTACAAAATCTGAGAATGCATATTAAGTCTTGCTTCTCGGAAATATCTTGTTTTCTAATGCCACATCCAGGCCTGAATATTGCCACTAATCCTCGTTTCGATGGTAGATTATCGGAAATTCAACCAGAATTTAAGGAACAGCTCAAAGTGCTCATACCGGTGTTATTAGCTCCAGAGAATTTAgttccaaagaaaatcgatGGTCAACTTGTGAAAGCAAGGGATTTGttggaatatttcaaaagttaCATGAAAATTTACAAAGGAAACGAACTTCCAGAACCAAAAAGTATGTTAGTG GCAACAGCAGAGGCAAATAATTTGGCTGCGGTAACGGAAGCGAGAGAATTTTATATACGATTAATGGAAGATGTCTGTGGATCAAGAAAACCATATTTAACAACAGCACGTTTAGAGACCGAGCATGCACGTTGTATGGATAAAGCTATGTgcatatttcaaaataaaagaaaaatgggCGGAGATGCATTTAGTCAAAcctatatgaaaaaattatgcGAG GATATGGATAAAGCGTTTGTTCATTTTAAAGCACaaaatgaaagtaaaaatgttttcaaatcAACAAGAACCGCAGGAGTATATGGTGCAATTGTTGCCATCATGTACTTTTTATCCTCAGTATTTGGTTTTACTGGCTTATATTTGCTAGCAAATATTTGTAACTTCATCATGTGCATCTGTATATTAACCCTCATGTTATTGGCATATATTAG GTACAGTGGCAATTACGACACACTTGGGGTAGTAATAGATGAAGTGGCAAACACTTTATGGAATAAT CTGAATACTAACAGGAGCGAATGTACAAAAG TTAATTAA
- the LOC126871797 gene encoding atlastin isoform X7, producing the protein MTTLDENVNRVPRVYTNEREEEDRSGWQEKIERLSMDSQDKKTSDVGQPVQIVLAHPDHSFELNEEALSKILLDDDIKNRSVVVVSVAGAFRKGKSFLLDFFLRYMNSQYNNNNQTDSWLGQDDEPLSGFSWKGGSERDTTGILMWSKVFCGTLPDGEKVAVILMDTQGAFDSQSTVKDCATVFALSTMLSSVQIYNLSQNIQEDDLQHLQLFTEYGRLALQKSGVTPFQKLQFLVRDWSYPYEAPYGSEGGKEILNRRLEISDKQHPELQNLRMHIKSCFSEISCFLMPHPGLNIATNPRFDGRLSEIQPEFKEQLKVLIPVLLAPENLVPKKIDGQLVKARDLLEYFKSYMKIYKGNELPEPKSMLVATAEANNLAAVTEAREFYIRLMEDVCGSRKPYLTTARLETEHARCMDKAMCIFQNKRKMGGDAFSQTYMKKLCEDMDKAFVHFKAQNESKNVFKSTRTAGVYGAIVAIMYFLSSVFGFTGLYLLANICNFIMCICILTLMLLAYIRYSGNYDTLGVVIDEVANTLWNNVRDMGVLFTVLTLAVAAASSWFIILYGFISFPLPSPPSSSTRFSFGDISNFWEHLYSIVEKYQIFKYINYYFGNYIEKGTPHRFQ; encoded by the exons ATGACGACCCTCGATGAAAACGTGAACCGTGTTCCACGGGTGTACACAAACGAACGGGAGGAAGAAG ATCGATCTGGTTGGCAAGAAAAAATAGAACGTCTTTCAATGGATAGTCAGGATAAAAAGACATCGGATGTAGGACAACCTGTACAGATCGTACTTGCTCATCCAGACCATAGTTTCGAATTAAACGAAGAAGCCTTGTCAAAAATTCTTCTTGAcgatgatattaaaaataggaGTGTAGTTGTTGTGTCAGTAGCAGGTGCTTTCAGGAAAGGCAAAAGCTTCCTGCTTGACTTTTTCTTGCGATACATGAACAGTCAG tataataataataaccaGACGGATTCTTGGTTGGGCCAAGATGATGAGCCACTGAGTGGATTTTCATGGAAAGGAGGCTCTGAAAGAGACACAACAGGGATATTAATGTGGTCGAAAGTTTTTTGCGGTACCTTACCGGACGGTGAAAAAGTTGCTGTGATTTTGATGGATACACAAGGTGCTTTCGATAGCCAGTCGACAGTGAAGGACTGTGCGACTGTGTTTGCTCTAAGTACAATGTTGTCATCCGTACAAATTTATAATCTATCACAAAACATCCAAGAGGATGACCTTCAGCACTTGCAACTTTTTACGGAATATGGTAGGCTGGCGTTACAAAAGTCCGGTGTCACGCCGTTCCAGAAGTTACAATTCTTAGTGAGAGATTGGAGTTACCCATACGAAGCACCTTATGGTTCAGAAGGTGGAAAAGAGATACTGAACAGAAGATTAGAAATCTCCGACAAACAACATCCAGAATTACAAAATCTGAGAATGCATATTAAGTCTTGCTTCTCGGAAATATCTTGTTTTCTAATGCCACATCCAGGCCTGAATATTGCCACTAATCCTCGTTTCGATGGTAGATTATCGGAAATTCAACCAGAATTTAAGGAACAGCTCAAAGTGCTCATACCGGTGTTATTAGCTCCAGAGAATTTAgttccaaagaaaatcgatGGTCAACTTGTGAAAGCAAGGGATTTGttggaatatttcaaaagttaCATGAAAATTTACAAAGGAAACGAACTTCCAGAACCAAAAAGTATGTTAGTG GCAACAGCAGAGGCAAATAATTTGGCTGCGGTAACGGAAGCGAGAGAATTTTATATACGATTAATGGAAGATGTCTGTGGATCAAGAAAACCATATTTAACAACAGCACGTTTAGAGACCGAGCATGCACGTTGTATGGATAAAGCTATGTgcatatttcaaaataaaagaaaaatgggCGGAGATGCATTTAGTCAAAcctatatgaaaaaattatgcGAG GATATGGATAAAGCGTTTGTTCATTTTAAAGCACaaaatgaaagtaaaaatgttttcaaatcAACAAGAACCGCAGGAGTATATGGTGCAATTGTTGCCATCATGTACTTTTTATCCTCAGTATTTGGTTTTACTGGCTTATATTTGCTAGCAAATATTTGTAACTTCATCATGTGCATCTGTATATTAACCCTCATGTTATTGGCATATATTAG GTACAGTGGCAATTACGACACACTTGGGGTAGTAATAGATGAAGTGGCAAACACTTTATGGAATAAT GTCCGAGATATGGGTGTACTATTCACTGTACTTACACTTGCTGTGGCTGCTGCTTCATCAtggtttataattttatatggtttcatttcatttccaCTTCCTTCTCCACCTTCGTCTTCTACACGTTTTAGTTTTGGAGATATATCTAATTTTTGGGAACATTTATATTCTATTGTTGAGAAgtatcaaatattcaaatatatcaACTATTACTTCGGCAATTATATAGAAAAGGGCACACCTCACCGATTTCAATAA
- the LOC126871797 gene encoding atlastin isoform X3, with product MLCLLRKTFGNYINADWTRLDFKKVPMTTLDENVNRVPRVYTNEREEEDRSGWQEKIERLSMDSQDKKTSDVGQPVQIVLAHPDHSFELNEEALSKILLDDDIKNRSVVVVSVAGAFRKGKSFLLDFFLRYMNSQYNNNNQTDSWLGQDDEPLSGFSWKGGSERDTTGILMWSKVFCGTLPDGEKVAVILMDTQGAFDSQSTVKDCATVFALSTMLSSVQIYNLSQNIQEDDLQHLQLFTEYGRLALQKSGVTPFQKLQFLVRDWSYPYEAPYGSEGGKEILNRRLEISDKQHPELQNLRMHIKSCFSEISCFLMPHPGLNIATNPRFDGRLSEIQPEFKEQLKVLIPVLLAPENLVPKKIDGQLVKARDLLEYFKSYMKIYKGNELPEPKSMLVATAEANNLAAVTEAREFYIRLMEDVCGSRKPYLTTARLETEHARCMDKAMCIFQNKRKMGGDAFSQTYMKKLCEDMDKAFVHFKAQNESKNVFKSTRTAGVYGAIVAIMYFLSSVFGFTGLYLLANICNFIMCICILTLMLLAYIRYSGNYDTLGVVIDEVANTLWNNVRDMGVLFTVLTLAVAAASSWFIILYGFISFPLPSPPSSSTRFSFGDISNFWEHLYSIVEKYQIFKYINYYFGNYIEKGTPHRFQ from the exons ATGTTATGCTTATTGCGTAAAACATTTGGGAATTACATTAATGCTGATTGGACACGACTCGATT TCAAGAAAGTCCCGATGACGACCCTCGATGAAAACGTGAACCGTGTTCCACGGGTGTACACAAACGAACGGGAGGAAGAAG ATCGATCTGGTTGGCAAGAAAAAATAGAACGTCTTTCAATGGATAGTCAGGATAAAAAGACATCGGATGTAGGACAACCTGTACAGATCGTACTTGCTCATCCAGACCATAGTTTCGAATTAAACGAAGAAGCCTTGTCAAAAATTCTTCTTGAcgatgatattaaaaataggaGTGTAGTTGTTGTGTCAGTAGCAGGTGCTTTCAGGAAAGGCAAAAGCTTCCTGCTTGACTTTTTCTTGCGATACATGAACAGTCAG tataataataataaccaGACGGATTCTTGGTTGGGCCAAGATGATGAGCCACTGAGTGGATTTTCATGGAAAGGAGGCTCTGAAAGAGACACAACAGGGATATTAATGTGGTCGAAAGTTTTTTGCGGTACCTTACCGGACGGTGAAAAAGTTGCTGTGATTTTGATGGATACACAAGGTGCTTTCGATAGCCAGTCGACAGTGAAGGACTGTGCGACTGTGTTTGCTCTAAGTACAATGTTGTCATCCGTACAAATTTATAATCTATCACAAAACATCCAAGAGGATGACCTTCAGCACTTGCAACTTTTTACGGAATATGGTAGGCTGGCGTTACAAAAGTCCGGTGTCACGCCGTTCCAGAAGTTACAATTCTTAGTGAGAGATTGGAGTTACCCATACGAAGCACCTTATGGTTCAGAAGGTGGAAAAGAGATACTGAACAGAAGATTAGAAATCTCCGACAAACAACATCCAGAATTACAAAATCTGAGAATGCATATTAAGTCTTGCTTCTCGGAAATATCTTGTTTTCTAATGCCACATCCAGGCCTGAATATTGCCACTAATCCTCGTTTCGATGGTAGATTATCGGAAATTCAACCAGAATTTAAGGAACAGCTCAAAGTGCTCATACCGGTGTTATTAGCTCCAGAGAATTTAgttccaaagaaaatcgatGGTCAACTTGTGAAAGCAAGGGATTTGttggaatatttcaaaagttaCATGAAAATTTACAAAGGAAACGAACTTCCAGAACCAAAAAGTATGTTAGTG GCAACAGCAGAGGCAAATAATTTGGCTGCGGTAACGGAAGCGAGAGAATTTTATATACGATTAATGGAAGATGTCTGTGGATCAAGAAAACCATATTTAACAACAGCACGTTTAGAGACCGAGCATGCACGTTGTATGGATAAAGCTATGTgcatatttcaaaataaaagaaaaatgggCGGAGATGCATTTAGTCAAAcctatatgaaaaaattatgcGAG GATATGGATAAAGCGTTTGTTCATTTTAAAGCACaaaatgaaagtaaaaatgttttcaaatcAACAAGAACCGCAGGAGTATATGGTGCAATTGTTGCCATCATGTACTTTTTATCCTCAGTATTTGGTTTTACTGGCTTATATTTGCTAGCAAATATTTGTAACTTCATCATGTGCATCTGTATATTAACCCTCATGTTATTGGCATATATTAG GTACAGTGGCAATTACGACACACTTGGGGTAGTAATAGATGAAGTGGCAAACACTTTATGGAATAAT GTCCGAGATATGGGTGTACTATTCACTGTACTTACACTTGCTGTGGCTGCTGCTTCATCAtggtttataattttatatggtttcatttcatttccaCTTCCTTCTCCACCTTCGTCTTCTACACGTTTTAGTTTTGGAGATATATCTAATTTTTGGGAACATTTATATTCTATTGTTGAGAAgtatcaaatattcaaatatatcaACTATTACTTCGGCAATTATATAGAAAAGGGCACACCTCACCGATTTCAATAA